The Chitinophagaceae bacterium DNA window TATTATAAATACCGGCAATCAGGAATTTGTAGGTTATTTTGAAATTGCTTACAGCCTAAATAATGTGCCAAATCAAAACTTTTTAGCCAACGAAACAGTTCAGGAATTAATCCCAGGTGACAGCATACATTTTGAAGTAGAATTTCATCTTAATCCTGTAAATACACTTCTTGGATGGAATATTATTGTTATTTGGCCACAGTCGATTTATCAGCCATCTGATTCAGCAACCATTCATGTAAACGTAGAGCCCTTTGTATCCTCAGCCCCTATTAAAAAGGAAGATGAACTTAAAATTTACACTTTAGATAAGTCACTATTTGTTTATACTGAAAAAAATAATAAAGCATTTGAAAGCGTAAGTTTATTTAACTTATCCGGACAAGTCATTTTTTCAAAAAACTATTACTCAAATCCTATTTCA harbors:
- a CDS encoding T9SS C-terminal target domain-containing protein, which produces MKKHIYFLGLFLALFFFQNNVHSQASLGFSSYWQGDSLTAVMGDTLMLDFYIINTGNQEFVGYFEIAYSLNNVPNQNFLANETVQELIPGDSIHFEVEFHLNPVNTLLGWNIIVIWPQSIYQPSDSATIHVNVEPFVSSAPIKKEDELKIYTLDKSLFVYTEKNNKAFESVSLFNLSGQVIFSKNYYSNPISLEGIPEGIYILSLKLNNGEKIRKKIYIN